The following coding sequences are from one Deinococcus aerophilus window:
- a CDS encoding ABC transporter permease: MDRPFAASPQDQTDGPLASATHHLRLYFLLLRAQARSQAVYRLSFALDAVGSAFITLAEFAAFALVLPRFGTLSGWTLGEVALLYGLAELAFVLMDLLFGGFDAPNLSQHVRSGSFNTFLLRPAPLRLQIFGSDFALRRVTRIFLAAGILAYGVSASGAVWTPEATLLLTGSVVGMIAFFGGLFVIGGTLTFWTVESVEAMNVLTYGGRTLISYPMDIYGQFLRKTFTYLLPAAFLSYFPVLSVLGRPLPDGLPLVAAYLSPLIGPLMLAAAFAFWRVGVRHYGGTGT, translated from the coding sequence GTGGATAGGCCATTCGCCGCTTCACCCCAGGACCAGACCGACGGACCTCTGGCCTCGGCCACCCACCATCTGCGTCTGTACTTTCTGCTGTTGCGTGCCCAGGCCCGTTCGCAGGCCGTTTACCGCCTGTCGTTCGCGCTGGACGCGGTGGGATCGGCCTTCATCACGCTCGCCGAGTTCGCGGCGTTCGCGCTGGTGCTGCCGCGTTTCGGTACGCTGAGCGGCTGGACCCTGGGCGAGGTGGCGTTGCTGTACGGTCTGGCCGAACTGGCCTTTGTGCTGATGGACCTGCTGTTCGGCGGTTTCGATGCTCCCAACCTGAGCCAGCATGTCCGCAGCGGCAGCTTCAATACCTTTCTGCTGCGGCCCGCGCCCCTGCGCCTGCAGATCTTCGGTTCGGATTTTGCCCTGCGGCGCGTGACACGGATCTTCCTGGCGGCGGGGATTCTGGCCTACGGCGTATCCGCGTCGGGAGCGGTCTGGACTCCAGAAGCCACCCTGCTCCTTACCGGCAGCGTGGTGGGCATGATCGCCTTCTTCGGCGGGCTGTTCGTTATCGGCGGCACGCTGACGTTCTGGACGGTGGAGAGTGTGGAGGCCATGAACGTCCTTACCTACGGCGGGCGCACCCTGATTTCTTACCCGATGGACATCTACGGTCAGTTTTTGCGCAAGACCTTCACCTACCTGCTGCCCGCCGCCTTCCTGTCCTACTTTCCGGTGCTGTCCGTCCTGGGCCGTCCTCTGCCCGATGGATTGCCGCTGGTGGCCGCGTACCTGTCGCCCCTCATCGGGCCGTTGATGCTGGCCGCCGCCTTCGCTTTCTGGCGGGTGGGGGTGCGGCATTACGGGGGAACGGGAACGTGA
- a CDS encoding ABC transporter ATP-binding protein produces the protein MITVEHLKKTFRTRQGGVLRGSSVTLEAVRDVSFSVARGEIVGYLGPNGAGKSTTIKMLTGLLVPDSGRVEVGGLVPWRQRRAHVARLGAVFGQRTTLWWDLPVHESLELLRHVYRVPEARFRQNLRDFTELLELGPFLNTPARALSLGQRMRADLAAALLHDPELLFLDEPTVGLDVVAKERIREFIRYVNAAREVTVLLTTHDLTDVERLARRVMIIDHGSLLYDGDLAQLQARYGSARELVVDFEAAPTDPQVPQLTLLGTDGPRVRYGFTGAAAAPIARVTAHAPVRDITVKEPDIEATVRRIYEGGLLRDGRAWRG, from the coding sequence ATGATCACCGTCGAACACCTTAAAAAAACCTTCCGCACGCGCCAGGGTGGCGTGTTGCGCGGATCAAGCGTCACCCTGGAAGCCGTGCGTGACGTGAGTTTCAGCGTGGCGAGGGGAGAAATCGTGGGCTACCTGGGCCCGAACGGGGCGGGCAAGAGCACCACCATCAAGATGCTCACCGGTCTGCTCGTTCCCGACAGCGGCCGGGTAGAGGTGGGGGGGCTGGTGCCGTGGCGGCAGCGCCGGGCGCATGTGGCGCGGCTGGGGGCGGTATTCGGCCAGCGCACGACGCTGTGGTGGGACCTACCGGTTCACGAGTCACTGGAGCTGCTGAGGCACGTCTACCGGGTGCCGGAAGCCCGGTTCCGCCAGAATCTGCGCGACTTCACCGAATTGCTGGAACTGGGGCCATTCCTGAACACCCCTGCCCGCGCCCTGAGCCTGGGCCAGCGCATGCGCGCCGACCTCGCTGCCGCGCTGCTGCACGATCCCGAACTGCTGTTTCTGGACGAACCGACGGTGGGCCTGGATGTGGTCGCCAAGGAGCGCATCCGCGAATTCATCCGGTATGTCAATGCTGCGCGGGAGGTGACCGTGCTGCTCACCACCCACGACCTGACCGATGTGGAGCGGCTGGCCCGCCGCGTGATGATCATTGACCACGGCTCACTGCTGTACGACGGTGATCTGGCGCAGTTGCAGGCCCGCTACGGCAGCGCCCGCGAACTGGTGGTGGACTTCGAGGCCGCGCCGACCGACCCGCAGGTGCCGCAGCTGACGCTGCTGGGCACAGACGGCCCGCGCGTGCGCTACGGCTTCACCGGAGCCGCCGCTGCCCCGATTGCCCGCGTGACCGCCCACGCGCCGGTCCGCGACATCACCGTGAAGGAGCCGGACATCGAGGCCACGGTCCGCCGGATTTACGAGGGCGGGCTGCTGCGGGACGGGAGAGCATGGAGGGGATGA
- a CDS encoding DUF2179 domain-containing protein, whose translation MSDVLNAEALLGALLIFSLRIVDVSLGTLRIGMLVRGKQTAAGALSFFESLIWLLAAAKVLSTLDSPLQFIAYAGGYASGTMLGSSIERWLAVGKVVLRIIVPVGAPDVQEALRQAGFYVTTVNASGRDGEVRILFSVIARKKIKRAFQVVEAAYPKAFITVEEVTTAQLQDTVTRQERQSFRRLRMMRK comes from the coding sequence GTGTCTGATGTTCTGAATGCCGAGGCCCTGCTGGGGGCGCTGCTTATTTTTTCTCTGCGGATCGTGGACGTGTCGCTGGGCACGCTGCGCATCGGGATGCTGGTGCGCGGCAAACAGACGGCTGCCGGGGCGCTGAGTTTCTTTGAGTCGCTGATCTGGCTGCTCGCCGCCGCCAAGGTGCTGAGCACGCTGGACAGCCCGCTGCAGTTCATCGCCTACGCGGGCGGCTATGCCTCGGGCACCATGCTGGGTTCCAGCATCGAGCGCTGGCTGGCGGTGGGCAAGGTGGTGCTGCGGATCATCGTGCCGGTGGGGGCGCCCGATGTGCAGGAGGCGCTGCGTCAGGCCGGGTTCTATGTCACCACCGTCAACGCCTCGGGCCGCGACGGCGAGGTCCGGATCCTGTTCAGCGTGATTGCCCGCAAGAAGATCAAACGCGCTTTCCAGGTGGTGGAGGCGGCCTATCCCAAGGCCTTCATCACCGTGGAAGAGGTCACCACCGCCCAGCTTCAGGACACCGTGACCCGCCAGGAACGTCAGTCGTTTCGCCGCCTGCGGATGATGCGCAAGTAA
- a CDS encoding glycine betaine uptake BCCT transporter produces MTLVLYLSLAIIAAFVLWGLLSPAGLGVAASAAVTWTTSTFGWYYLLAVLAFLLFCGFLAFSRYGKIKLGKDDEQPEFSTLSWFAMLFSAGMGIGLVFYGVAEPVSHYLTPPGGLTPETPEAARAALKYSFFHWGLHPWAIYSVVAMSIAYFSFRRDEPTLISRTFRPLLGKKVEGPIGKTIDVLAIIATVFGVAASLGFGAIQINSGLNSAFGLSIGTTSQLTIIAVVTVLFLISAMTGLSKGIQLLSNTNVVLAGLLMLGVFVFGPTVFLLDTFTTSVGGYLQDLINLSTRLTPFTGATWVGGWTIFYWAWWIAWAPFVGLFIARISRGRTIKEFVLGVLGVPALVSFAWFSVFGGSALNGALAGKTAVTQATEADISTALFALLQGLPLGHILTGIATLLIASFFITSADSATYVLGLQSSGGKGEPSNPVKLTWGVMQSMIAVALLLSGGLAGLQSASVVAALPFSIIMIGMCVSLLKGLKSEFPAPAPLKKAARTPAPQDKKQPQP; encoded by the coding sequence ATGACCTTGGTTCTTTATCTTTCCCTGGCGATCATCGCCGCTTTTGTGTTGTGGGGGCTGCTGAGTCCGGCGGGCCTGGGGGTTGCGGCCAGCGCCGCCGTGACCTGGACCACCAGCACTTTCGGCTGGTACTACCTGTTGGCCGTGCTGGCCTTCTTGCTGTTCTGCGGTTTTCTGGCGTTCAGCCGCTACGGCAAGATCAAGCTGGGCAAGGACGACGAACAACCCGAGTTCAGCACCCTGTCGTGGTTTGCCATGCTGTTCAGCGCAGGCATGGGCATTGGCCTGGTGTTCTACGGAGTGGCCGAGCCGGTCTCGCATTACCTGACTCCACCCGGCGGCCTGACGCCCGAAACGCCCGAGGCCGCCCGCGCCGCCCTGAAGTACTCCTTCTTCCACTGGGGGCTGCATCCCTGGGCCATCTACAGCGTGGTGGCCATGAGCATCGCGTACTTCTCCTTCCGGCGCGACGAACCCACCCTGATCAGCCGGACCTTCCGGCCCCTGCTGGGCAAGAAGGTCGAGGGACCCATTGGCAAAACCATTGACGTGCTGGCCATTATTGCCACGGTGTTCGGGGTCGCGGCCTCGCTGGGCTTCGGCGCCATACAGATCAACAGCGGACTGAACAGTGCTTTTGGCCTGAGCATCGGCACCACTTCACAGCTCACGATCATCGCTGTGGTCACCGTGCTGTTCCTGATCAGCGCCATGACCGGCCTGAGCAAGGGCATTCAGCTGCTGTCGAACACCAACGTGGTCCTCGCGGGCCTGTTGATGCTGGGCGTATTTGTCTTTGGACCCACGGTGTTTCTGCTCGACACCTTCACCACCAGTGTGGGCGGTTACCTGCAGGATCTGATCAATCTGTCCACCCGCCTGACTCCCTTTACCGGGGCCACCTGGGTCGGCGGCTGGACCATCTTCTACTGGGCATGGTGGATTGCCTGGGCACCCTTCGTGGGGCTGTTCATCGCGCGCATCTCGCGTGGGCGCACGATCAAGGAATTTGTGCTGGGCGTGCTGGGCGTCCCCGCGCTGGTCAGCTTCGCGTGGTTCAGCGTGTTCGGGGGCAGCGCCCTGAACGGTGCCCTGGCCGGCAAGACGGCCGTGACCCAGGCCACCGAGGCCGACATCTCTACCGCCCTGTTTGCCCTGCTGCAGGGCCTGCCTCTGGGGCACATTCTGACCGGCATTGCCACGCTGCTGATCGCCTCGTTTTTCATCACCAGCGCCGACTCGGCCACCTACGTGCTGGGCCTGCAGTCCAGTGGAGGCAAGGGCGAGCCGAGCAATCCGGTGAAGCTGACCTGGGGCGTCATGCAGAGCATGATTGCCGTGGCGCTGCTGCTCAGCGGTGGTCTGGCGGGCCTGCAGTCGGCCAGTGTGGTCGCCGCGCTGCCGTTCAGCATCATCATGATCGGCATGTGCGTCAGCCTGCTCAAGGGCCTCAAGAGCGAGTTCCCTGCGCCGGCCCCCTTGAAGAAGGCCGCGCGGACGCCCGCGCCACAGGACAAGAAGCAGCCGCAACCCTGA
- a CDS encoding DNA-3-methyladenine glycosylase, with protein MQALTLPPGFFDRDPVRVARELLGSTLVHVLPGGERLSGRIVETEAYDCPRDPACTAGRFHAARSAEMATVPGHWLFWSTHGHPLLQVSCREEGVAASVLIRALEPLEGRARMLNHRPVTRERDLTNGPAKLVYALGIVPAEVRNTPVDRPALHLFAPAVPLPDAEVAVTARIGIREGRTLPWRFLIRDNPWVSPGVPSMDLTGGAG; from the coding sequence ATGCAGGCCCTCACCTTGCCTCCCGGATTTTTTGATCGCGATCCTGTTCGGGTGGCCCGCGAACTCCTGGGGAGTACCCTGGTACACGTTCTGCCCGGTGGCGAGCGGCTCAGTGGCCGGATCGTGGAGACCGAAGCCTACGACTGCCCGCGCGACCCGGCGTGCACCGCCGGACGCTTTCACGCGGCCCGCAGCGCCGAGATGGCAACCGTGCCGGGACACTGGCTGTTCTGGAGCACCCACGGCCATCCTCTGCTGCAGGTGTCGTGCCGCGAGGAGGGCGTGGCGGCCAGCGTTCTGATCCGGGCACTGGAACCCCTGGAAGGCCGCGCCCGGATGCTGAACCACCGGCCCGTGACCCGCGAACGCGACCTGACCAATGGGCCGGCCAAGCTCGTCTATGCGCTGGGCATCGTGCCCGCCGAGGTCCGGAACACGCCGGTGGACCGCCCTGCCCTGCATCTGTTTGCACCGGCTGTACCGCTGCCAGACGCGGAGGTCGCGGTCACGGCCCGCATCGGCATCCGGGAGGGTCGCACCCTGCCCTGGCGCTTTCTGATCCGGGACAATCCGTGGGTCTCGCCCGGTGTGCCGAGCATGGACCTGACCGGTGGCGCGGGGTAG
- a CDS encoding DNA-3-methyladenine glycosylase encodes MHASVQPFPYVQALKPAFFAGDPVTVARALLGAILVRTLPGGEILAARIVETEGYDCPRDPSCHVVARLPGAAQAMGGEPGRVYFHHAYKQALLNVVCRPPGVQASILVRAAQPLLGEATMRELRPVRRALDLTNGPAKLVTALGLTAELAGQPIDGPAFYIVPGGPVPDAELQITARVGLRRGAELPWRFLIRGNPWVSPGKPGADPPASRPHGAVRTATP; translated from the coding sequence ATGCACGCGTCTGTCCAGCCTTTCCCGTATGTACAGGCCCTGAAGCCTGCATTCTTCGCGGGCGATCCGGTAACCGTGGCCCGCGCGCTCCTGGGGGCCATACTGGTCCGCACGCTGCCGGGCGGTGAAATCCTGGCTGCCCGTATCGTGGAAACCGAGGGATACGACTGCCCGCGCGACCCCAGCTGTCATGTGGTGGCCCGCCTGCCCGGTGCGGCGCAGGCGATGGGCGGCGAACCGGGCCGGGTGTACTTTCATCACGCCTATAAGCAGGCGCTGCTGAACGTGGTCTGCCGTCCGCCGGGGGTCCAGGCCTCCATTCTGGTGCGCGCCGCACAGCCGCTGCTGGGTGAGGCGACGATGCGCGAACTGCGCCCGGTCCGGCGGGCCCTCGACCTGACCAACGGTCCCGCCAAGCTGGTCACGGCGCTGGGCCTGACGGCGGAACTGGCCGGGCAGCCCATTGACGGTCCGGCCTTTTACATCGTGCCGGGCGGGCCGGTGCCCGACGCAGAACTTCAGATCACCGCCCGCGTGGGCCTGCGCCGGGGAGCGGAGTTGCCGTGGCGGTTTCTCATTCGCGGCAATCCGTGGGTGTCTCCAGGCAAACCGGGCGCAGACCCTCCCGCAAGCCGGCCTCACGGCGCCGTGAGGACCGCCACTCCCTGA
- the meaB gene encoding methylmalonyl Co-A mutase-associated GTPase MeaB, with translation MSAHPLAAPLLSGNRRALARAITLSESTRPDHEAQAQQLLSEVAPHAGHSVRVGLTGVPGVGKSTFIEALGTQLADAGRRVAVLAVDPSSARTGGSIMGDKTRMPRLTVHPGAYIRPSPAGGTLGGVARRTREAITLCEAAGYDVVLVETVGVGQSETQVAAMTDLFVLLTLPNAGDELQGIKRGIMELADVCVVNKADSDPRAAVRAQTELRAALNLLTPHDAPWRPQVLRASALTGEGVPEVWAAVLEYVQEVDLSARRRTQTVQWFDELLREAAWRMFQEGLDTQQLHRLRAEVEAGQLTAIQGVAVLTAP, from the coding sequence ATGTCCGCCCATCCCCTGGCCGCCCCCCTGCTGTCCGGTAATCGCCGCGCCCTGGCCCGGGCGATCACCCTGAGCGAATCCACGCGCCCCGACCATGAAGCGCAGGCCCAGCAGCTGCTCTCGGAGGTTGCGCCGCACGCCGGACACTCGGTCCGGGTGGGCCTGACCGGGGTGCCGGGGGTGGGCAAGTCCACCTTTATCGAGGCGCTGGGAACGCAGCTTGCAGACGCGGGCCGCCGGGTGGCCGTGCTGGCGGTCGACCCCAGCAGCGCCCGCACGGGCGGCAGCATCATGGGCGACAAGACCCGCATGCCCCGGCTGACCGTTCACCCGGGCGCGTACATCCGGCCCAGTCCGGCGGGCGGCACCCTGGGTGGGGTGGCCCGCCGGACCCGCGAGGCCATCACGCTGTGCGAGGCGGCGGGATACGACGTGGTGCTGGTGGAAACCGTGGGCGTGGGCCAGAGCGAAACGCAGGTGGCCGCCATGACCGACCTGTTCGTGCTGCTCACCCTGCCCAACGCGGGCGACGAGTTGCAGGGCATCAAGCGCGGCATCATGGAACTTGCCGACGTGTGCGTGGTGAACAAAGCCGATAGTGACCCCCGGGCAGCGGTGCGTGCCCAGACCGAACTGCGCGCCGCCCTGAACCTGCTGACCCCGCACGACGCCCCCTGGCGGCCCCAGGTGCTGCGGGCCTCTGCCCTGACCGGCGAGGGCGTCCCAGAAGTCTGGGCGGCGGTGCTGGAGTATGTCCAAGAGGTGGACCTGAGCGCCCGGCGCCGCACCCAGACGGTCCAGTGGTTTGACGAGTTGCTGCGCGAGGCCGCGTGGCGAATGTTTCAAGAAGGGCTCGATACGCAGCAGCTTCACCGCCTGCGCGCCGAGGTCGAGGCGGGGCAGCTGACGGCCATTCAGGGAGTGGCGGTCCTCACGGCGCCGTGA
- a CDS encoding VOC family protein translates to MSQPQTTTPVPSSTLPVPAGEPIWVDLTTSTPQRTRDFYAALFGWEYQISEEFGGYANAQSGGHRAAGISPPPPQGMNGPPSWLIYFDTRDIVADAQHVRTLGGTAFEGPVQIGTEGWAHHVADPDGTIFGLWQDDQHGGFAACQGTGRVVWAEVNTHDSASAVAFYSRLLNADALPLPGADYHQLMHGGVGFAGVSGHAQNWDEVGAGGWMVYFYAEDVDAAARTTETHGGKVLVAPFDMDYGRMAVLADPAGAVFSVMNPQPAGR, encoded by the coding sequence ATGTCCCAGCCGCAGACGACCACCCCCGTCCCGTCCTCAACCCTGCCCGTTCCCGCCGGGGAACCGATCTGGGTGGACCTGACCACCTCCACGCCACAGCGAACGCGCGACTTCTACGCCGCCCTGTTCGGCTGGGAGTACCAGATTTCCGAGGAGTTCGGTGGCTACGCCAATGCCCAGAGTGGGGGGCACCGGGCGGCGGGGATCTCGCCGCCCCCGCCGCAAGGCATGAATGGACCCCCGTCGTGGCTGATTTACTTTGACACCAGGGACATTGTGGCCGACGCCCAGCACGTCAGAACGCTCGGCGGCACTGCCTTTGAGGGGCCAGTGCAGATCGGAACGGAAGGCTGGGCGCATCACGTCGCCGATCCCGACGGGACGATCTTCGGGCTGTGGCAGGACGATCAGCACGGCGGTTTCGCGGCCTGTCAGGGGACGGGCCGGGTGGTCTGGGCGGAGGTCAACACCCATGATTCGGCGTCTGCCGTGGCGTTTTACAGCCGGCTTCTGAATGCGGATGCCCTGCCGCTGCCCGGCGCGGACTACCACCAGCTTATGCATGGTGGGGTGGGTTTCGCGGGCGTGTCGGGCCACGCGCAGAATTGGGACGAGGTGGGCGCGGGCGGCTGGATGGTCTATTTCTATGCCGAGGATGTGGACGCGGCTGCCCGGACCACGGAGACGCACGGCGGAAAGGTTCTGGTGGCTCCCTTCGACATGGACTATGGCCGCATGGCGGTGCTGGCCGATCCGGCGGGCGCGGTGTTCTCGGTGATGAATCCGCAACCGGCGGGCCGCTAA
- the scpA gene encoding methylmalonyl-CoA mutase, whose translation MSERAQHDLGAWKALARKDLKGAEPDTLNQVTPEGLTLKALYTRADLPEGGAADTLPGLPPYTRGPRATMYAARPWTIRQYAGFSTAEESNAFYRRNLAAGQKGLSVAFDLATHRGYDSDHPRVVGDVGKAGVAIDSVEDMKLLFDGIPLDQMSVSMTMNGAVLPILAGYIVAGQEQGAGLEQLSGTIQNDILKEFMVRNTYIYPPEPSMRIVADIIEFTAQHMPRFNSISISGYHLQEAGANAALELAYTLADGLEYVRAALGKGLDVDAFAPRLSFFFAIGMNFYTEVAKLRAARLLWDEIMAGFEPKNPMSRALRTHCQTSGWSLTEQDPYNNVVRTAVEAMAAVFGGTQSLHTNAFDEAIGLPTDFSARIARNTQLVIQEETGIPDVIDPWGGSYLMERLTFDLAQKARELMREVEELGGMAKAIEAGIPKLRIEESAARKQARIDRGEDVIVGVNKYRPGEQTPVELLDIDNDAVRESQIARLKDVRAGRDPQAVKTALDALEDAARNGNGNLLALAVEAMRARCTVGEVSDALERVWGRHSAEVRTLSGVYAQGYAGDEGFAALQGEIEAFAEAEGRRPRMLVVKMGQDGHDRGAKVIATGFADLGFDVDVGPLFQTPDEAARQAVENDVHVIGVSSQAAGHRTLIPQLIAALREQDAGDILVIAGGVIPQQDYAALREAGVAGIFGPGTPILTSAREVLRLLSERNADNPLRS comes from the coding sequence ATGAGTGAGCGAGCACAACACGACCTGGGGGCCTGGAAAGCACTGGCCCGCAAGGACCTGAAGGGAGCCGAGCCCGACACCCTGAATCAGGTTACCCCCGAGGGCCTGACCCTCAAGGCGCTGTACACCCGCGCCGATCTCCCTGAAGGCGGCGCGGCCGACACCCTGCCGGGCCTGCCGCCCTACACCCGCGGCCCGCGCGCGACCATGTACGCGGCGCGCCCGTGGACCATCCGGCAGTACGCGGGCTTTTCCACCGCCGAGGAGAGCAACGCCTTTTACCGGCGCAACCTCGCCGCCGGACAGAAGGGTCTGTCGGTGGCCTTTGACCTGGCCACGCACCGGGGCTACGACTCGGACCACCCGCGCGTGGTGGGCGACGTGGGCAAGGCGGGCGTGGCGATCGACAGCGTGGAGGACATGAAACTGCTGTTCGATGGCATCCCGCTGGACCAGATGTCGGTGTCCATGACCATGAACGGCGCGGTGCTGCCCATCCTGGCCGGGTACATCGTGGCGGGGCAGGAACAGGGTGCCGGGCTGGAACAGCTCTCGGGCACCATCCAGAACGACATCCTCAAAGAGTTCATGGTGCGCAACACCTACATCTACCCGCCTGAGCCGTCCATGCGCATCGTGGCCGACATCATCGAGTTCACGGCCCAGCACATGCCGCGCTTCAACTCGATCTCGATCAGCGGCTACCACCTGCAGGAGGCCGGCGCCAACGCTGCGCTGGAACTCGCCTACACCCTGGCCGACGGCCTGGAGTACGTGCGGGCCGCGCTGGGCAAGGGGCTGGATGTGGACGCCTTCGCGCCCCGGCTGAGTTTCTTCTTTGCCATCGGTATGAATTTCTATACCGAGGTCGCCAAGCTGCGTGCCGCGCGGCTGCTGTGGGACGAGATCATGGCAGGCTTTGAGCCCAAGAACCCCATGAGCCGCGCCCTGCGGACGCACTGCCAGACCTCCGGGTGGTCCCTGACCGAGCAGGACCCCTACAACAATGTGGTGCGCACCGCGGTGGAGGCGATGGCCGCCGTGTTCGGAGGCACCCAGAGCCTGCACACCAACGCCTTCGACGAGGCGATTGGCCTGCCCACCGACTTCTCGGCGCGGATTGCGCGCAACACCCAGCTGGTGATTCAGGAAGAGACCGGGATTCCGGACGTCATCGACCCCTGGGGCGGCTCATACCTGATGGAGCGCCTCACCTTCGATCTGGCACAGAAGGCCCGCGAGCTGATGCGTGAGGTGGAGGAGCTGGGCGGCATGGCGAAGGCCATCGAGGCCGGGATTCCCAAGCTACGCATCGAGGAGAGTGCAGCCCGCAAGCAGGCCCGCATCGACCGGGGCGAGGACGTGATCGTGGGCGTCAACAAGTACCGCCCGGGCGAACAGACACCCGTGGAGCTGCTGGACATCGACAACGACGCGGTGCGCGAGTCACAGATCGCGCGGTTAAAAGACGTGCGGGCCGGGCGTGACCCGCAGGCCGTCAAGACGGCGCTGGACGCGCTGGAGGACGCCGCCCGCAACGGGAACGGCAACCTGCTGGCCCTGGCCGTGGAGGCCATGCGTGCCCGCTGCACGGTGGGCGAGGTCAGCGACGCCCTGGAGCGGGTGTGGGGTCGCCACTCCGCCGAGGTGCGCACCCTGAGCGGTGTGTATGCCCAGGGCTACGCCGGGGACGAGGGCTTCGCGGCCCTGCAGGGCGAGATCGAGGCCTTTGCCGAGGCCGAGGGCCGCCGTCCGCGCATGCTGGTGGTCAAGATGGGTCAGGACGGACACGACCGCGGAGCCAAGGTGATTGCCACCGGCTTTGCCGATCTGGGCTTCGATGTGGACGTGGGCCCGCTGTTCCAGACGCCGGATGAGGCGGCGCGGCAGGCCGTGGAGAACGACGTGCATGTGATTGGCGTCAGTTCCCAGGCGGCGGGACACAGAACCCTGATTCCACAGCTGATCGCCGCGCTGCGCGAACAGGATGCGGGCGACATCCTGGTAATTGCCGGAGGCGTGATTCCTCAGCAGGACTACGCGGCGCTGCGTGAGGCGGGTGTGGCAGGCATCTTCGGCCCCGGCACCCCAATCCTGACGAGTGCGCGTGAGGTCCTGCGGCTGCTGAGCGAGCGTAATGCGGATAATCCATTACGCTCTTGA
- the rpe gene encoding ribulose-phosphate 3-epimerase translates to MKLAPSILSCDFTRLGEELSAIAGADWAHVDVMDGAFVPNISFGMPILAAARRASNLPMDVHLMIERPERYLKEFAAAGADSLTVHVEATPHVHRAVQQIRELGKRAGVTLNPGTPLEAVRPVLGDVDLVLVMSVNPGFGGQKFIPHSLERIRTLRRWLDELGSEAELQVDGGVSPTNARAVVAAGASVLVAGSAVYGRDGAQAGLERLREALK, encoded by the coding sequence ATCAAACTGGCCCCCAGCATCCTGTCGTGCGATTTCACGCGGCTGGGCGAGGAACTCTCGGCCATCGCCGGGGCCGACTGGGCCCATGTGGACGTAATGGACGGCGCTTTCGTGCCCAACATCAGTTTCGGGATGCCCATCCTGGCGGCGGCGCGGCGGGCGAGCAACCTGCCGATGGACGTTCACCTGATGATCGAGCGCCCCGAGCGCTACCTGAAAGAGTTCGCGGCGGCGGGGGCCGACAGCCTGACTGTGCATGTGGAGGCCACGCCGCACGTGCACCGCGCCGTGCAGCAGATCCGGGAACTGGGCAAGCGCGCGGGCGTGACCCTGAACCCCGGCACGCCGCTGGAGGCGGTGCGGCCGGTCCTGGGCGATGTGGACCTGGTGCTTGTCATGAGCGTCAATCCTGGCTTCGGCGGCCAGAAGTTCATTCCGCACAGCCTGGAGCGCATCCGCACGCTGCGCCGCTGGCTGGACGAGCTGGGCAGCGAGGCCGAGCTGCAGGTGGACGGCGGCGTGTCGCCCACCAATGCCCGCGCGGTGGTGGCCGCCGGAGCCAGCGTGCTTGTGGCGGGCAGCGCGGTGTACGGCCGGGACGGCGCGCAGGCCGGGCTGGAGCGCCTGCGCGAGGCCCTGAAGTGA
- a CDS encoding 2-phosphosulfolactate phosphatase, with protein MKLRVDLLPHGQYPDVVVVVDVLRATTSAVAYLERGAEALLLTRTPEVALALRGGGGEYVLGGERGGLPIPGFDFGNSPVEAGTQNFTGKTVVMNTTNGTGAAHVAAQSGKHVLLAALTNAHAAARRARALATEGIAIVCAGTDARVGLDDVYTAGVLAEYLLAMGEFELDDGARIALTVRRGGGNPLEALGGSAHGLHLADLGLGADVQFAAGLSISTVVPTLAGGGDIPAETLKFVAG; from the coding sequence ATGAAGCTGCGGGTGGATCTGCTGCCCCACGGGCAGTACCCGGATGTGGTGGTGGTGGTGGACGTGCTGCGGGCGACGACCTCCGCTGTGGCCTACCTGGAACGCGGCGCCGAGGCCCTGCTGCTCACCCGGACCCCCGAGGTGGCGCTGGCCCTGCGTGGGGGGGGCGGGGAATACGTGCTGGGCGGCGAGCGCGGAGGCCTGCCGATTCCCGGCTTCGATTTCGGCAACAGCCCGGTGGAGGCCGGAACGCAGAACTTCACCGGCAAGACGGTCGTGATGAACACCACCAACGGCACCGGCGCGGCCCATGTGGCGGCCCAGAGCGGCAAGCACGTGCTGCTCGCCGCCCTGACCAATGCCCACGCCGCCGCCCGCCGCGCCCGCGCCCTGGCGACCGAGGGCATCGCCATCGTGTGTGCCGGGACCGACGCCCGCGTGGGGCTCGACGACGTGTACACCGCCGGGGTGCTCGCCGAGTACCTGCTCGCGATGGGAGAATTCGAACTTGACGACGGCGCGCGAATCGCCCTGACCGTACGTCGGGGCGGGGGCAATCCCCTGGAAGCCCTGGGAGGCAGCGCCCACGGCCTGCACCTGGCTGACCTGGGCCTGGGGGCCGACGTGCAGTTTGCCGCAGGCCTGAGCATCAGCACGGTCGTGCCCACCCTGGCGGGCGGCGGGGACATCCCTGCGGAGACGTTGAAGTTCGTGGCAGGTTAA